From Calditerrivibrio sp., one genomic window encodes:
- a CDS encoding prepilin-type N-terminal cleavage/methylation domain-containing protein: MKKGFTLIELVIVIVILGILAAVAVPKFVDLQSDARKSAVKGLAGAIQSAAAIGYAKYQIGPVTSGTNYDNVTINNKTVYF, translated from the coding sequence ATGAAGAAAGGTTTTACTTTAATTGAATTGGTAATTGTAATCGTGATTTTGGGTATTTTAGCTGCTGTGGCTGTTCCAAAGTTTGTTGATCTTCAAAGTGATGCAAGGAAATCCGCTGTGAAGGGCTTGGCTGGTGCTATCCAGTCTGCTGCTGCTATCGGGTATGCAAAATATCAAATTGGTCCTGTCACTTCTGGGACGAATTATGACAACGTAACAATAAATAACAAAACAGTATATTTC